The Acidicapsa acidisoli genome contains a region encoding:
- the htpG gene encoding molecular chaperone HtpG, translating into MSKREFQTEVNQLLQLIIHSLYSHPEIFLRELISNSSDALDKLRHLTLTDDAYKTVPFEPRIDLELDEEAKTLTIADSGIGMNEEDLVSHLGTIARSGTKNFLSQLSGDARKDSNLIGQFGVGFYSAFMVADKIEVVSRKAGEDKAWRWISDGQSGFDIEPAERSTVGTTILLHLNEEGKQYANSWRLQEIVKKYSNHIAFPIFLTYDKSEWNAEEKKSIKTRTTEQVNAASALWRRSKSELNDEDYKELYKSISGDSQDPLFWFHTKAEGSLEYTTLFYIPAKAPLDLYQADYRVGVKLYVKRVFIMDDAKELLPQYLRFVRGIIDSEDLPLNVSREILQQNRVLTSIRTASVKKILSELKSIATNKPDEYLKFIGEYNRPLKEGLYGDYANRETLLDLIRFKSTKVDGLTSLAEVMSRMKEGQKSIYYITGGSESLLRTSPLLEIYRKKDFEVLILEDEIDEIVFAGVDKYGEIDLKAVNKASTSEDLKEETETGKEEKAESLKPLLDKLKATLGDRVKDVRASVRLADSPSCIVFDESEPSLQMQQMLRAMGQKDVPAPVPTLEVNPDHEIVKKLLARTDDAITQDAAWLLFDQALLMEGVPLKDPATFVQRLNRMLSLSV; encoded by the coding sequence ATGTCGAAACGTGAATTTCAGACTGAAGTCAATCAGCTCCTGCAACTGATCATCCACTCTCTTTACTCTCACCCGGAAATCTTTCTCCGCGAACTCATTTCGAACTCTTCCGACGCACTTGACAAGCTCCGACACCTGACGCTAACGGACGATGCGTACAAGACGGTTCCCTTTGAACCGCGCATCGATCTGGAACTCGACGAAGAGGCAAAGACGCTTACCATTGCCGACTCCGGCATTGGCATGAATGAAGAGGATCTGGTATCGCATCTCGGAACGATTGCGCGCTCCGGCACGAAAAACTTCCTCTCGCAGCTCTCCGGCGACGCCAGGAAGGATTCGAACCTGATTGGCCAGTTCGGCGTGGGCTTTTATAGCGCGTTCATGGTTGCCGACAAGATCGAAGTCGTCTCGCGCAAAGCCGGGGAGGACAAAGCCTGGCGCTGGATCTCGGATGGTCAATCGGGATTTGATATTGAGCCGGCGGAACGCTCGACGGTCGGCACGACGATACTCCTGCATCTGAACGAAGAAGGCAAGCAGTACGCCAACAGTTGGCGGCTCCAGGAGATCGTAAAAAAATACTCCAACCACATCGCTTTTCCGATCTTCCTCACTTATGACAAGAGCGAGTGGAATGCGGAAGAAAAGAAGTCCATCAAGACTCGCACTACGGAACAGGTAAATGCCGCCAGCGCACTGTGGCGCCGATCGAAGAGCGAACTAAACGACGAGGATTACAAAGAGCTTTATAAGTCGATTAGCGGCGACTCGCAGGACCCGCTGTTCTGGTTTCATACCAAGGCGGAGGGCAGCCTTGAATACACTACGCTCTTCTACATTCCGGCCAAGGCTCCGCTGGACCTGTATCAGGCCGATTACCGCGTGGGCGTCAAGTTGTACGTGAAGCGCGTCTTCATCATGGATGACGCGAAGGAGCTTTTGCCGCAATATCTGCGGTTCGTTCGCGGCATCATTGACAGCGAAGATCTCCCGCTCAATGTGAGCCGCGAAATCCTGCAGCAGAATCGTGTGCTGACGAGCATTCGCACTGCGAGCGTGAAGAAGATACTTTCGGAACTCAAGAGCATTGCGACCAACAAGCCGGATGAATATCTCAAGTTCATCGGCGAGTACAATCGACCGCTGAAAGAAGGGCTTTATGGCGACTATGCCAACCGTGAGACGCTGCTCGATCTCATACGTTTCAAGTCAACGAAGGTGGATGGGCTGACAAGCCTCGCGGAAGTGATGTCGCGCATGAAGGAGGGACAAAAGAGCATTTACTACATTACCGGCGGCTCTGAGTCCCTGCTGCGTACCTCGCCGCTGCTTGAGATTTACCGGAAGAAGGACTTTGAGGTACTTATCCTCGAAGACGAAATCGATGAAATTGTCTTTGCGGGAGTGGACAAGTACGGAGAGATCGATCTCAAGGCGGTCAACAAGGCCTCGACGAGTGAAGATCTCAAAGAGGAAACAGAAACCGGCAAGGAAGAAAAGGCCGAATCGCTGAAGCCACTGCTCGATAAGCTCAAGGCCACATTGGGCGACCGGGTCAAGGATGTGCGTGCCTCGGTGCGCCTTGCTGACAGCCCATCCTGCATTGTCTTCGACGAATCGGAGCCCTCGTTGCAGATGCAGCAAATGCTGCGCGCCATGGGTCAGAAAGATGTTCCGGCACCAGTGCCTACGCTGGAGGTCAATCCGGATCACGAGATCGTCAAGAAGCTCCTCGCCCGAACTGACGACGCGATCACCCAGGACGCCGCGTGGTTACTCTTCGATCAGGCCCTGCTCATGGAAGGCGTTCCGCTCAAGGACCCGGCGACGTTCGTTCAACGTCTCAACCGCATGCTGAGTCTTTCCGTTTAG
- a CDS encoding aldo/keto reductase, whose product MQMRKLGKDLEVSALGLGCMSMSSGYGPPADKGEMIQLIRTAHDRGVTLFDTAEAYGPFANEELLGEALQPIRDKVMIATKFGFDIDLETGKRGSGTNSRPGHIKAVADACLKRLRTDHIDLFYQHRVDPDVPIEEVAGAVKELISEGKIKHFGLSEAGDLTIRRAHAVQPITALQSEYSLFWRGPEAELLPTLEELGIGFVPFSPLGAGFLTGKIDENTKFDPTDFRNMVPRFSPEARKANMALVDLVKAVAERKGATPAQVALAWLLAQKPWIVPIPGTTKLHRLEENLGAVNVELTENDLKQIDEASSRLKLEGARLPEAALKMTGR is encoded by the coding sequence GTGCAGATGCGCAAATTAGGTAAAGATCTGGAAGTCTCGGCCCTTGGGCTAGGCTGCATGAGCATGAGTTCGGGGTACGGCCCGCCTGCCGATAAAGGCGAGATGATTCAGTTGATTCGTACCGCCCATGACCGTGGTGTGACTCTCTTCGATACCGCCGAAGCCTATGGGCCATTCGCCAATGAAGAACTGTTGGGAGAGGCGCTCCAGCCCATTCGAGACAAAGTGATGATTGCAACAAAGTTCGGCTTCGATATCGATCTTGAGACTGGCAAGCGCGGTTCCGGAACCAATAGCCGTCCCGGGCATATCAAGGCTGTGGCCGACGCTTGCCTGAAGCGTTTGCGCACCGATCACATCGATCTCTTCTATCAACACCGCGTCGATCCTGACGTACCGATCGAGGAAGTGGCTGGTGCAGTCAAAGAGTTGATTAGCGAGGGCAAGATCAAACACTTTGGCTTGTCGGAAGCCGGAGATCTAACCATTCGCCGGGCGCACGCAGTCCAGCCGATCACCGCCTTGCAGAGCGAATACTCGCTGTTCTGGCGTGGACCGGAGGCCGAGCTTCTGCCTACCCTGGAGGAGCTTGGAATCGGCTTCGTGCCGTTCAGCCCGCTTGGCGCCGGATTCCTGACTGGCAAGATCGACGAGAACACGAAGTTCGATCCCACAGACTTCCGGAACATGGTGCCTCGCTTCTCGCCCGAAGCACGCAAGGCCAACATGGCTCTGGTCGACCTGGTCAAGGCCGTAGCGGAACGCAAAGGCGCGACACCGGCACAGGTCGCACTCGCGTGGCTGCTGGCGCAGAAGCCGTGGATTGTGCCGATCCCAGGAACCACCAAGCTACATCGACTCGAGGAAAATCTCGGCGCGGTGAACGTCGAGCTGACCGAGAATGACCTCAAGCAGATCGACGAAGCTTCTTCCAGGCTGAAACTCGAAGGCGCCCGCCTTCCTGAAGCCGCACTGAAGATGACTGGACGCTGA
- a CDS encoding tyrosine-type recombinase/integrase — MANHDKCSGFQNRIAARAKLPIRCANWYLHKFRHIFATRILRSVDIRRLQVTPGHKKIATIRKYLKPLRLLNIRLLPDSCFA, encoded by the coding sequence GTGGCCAATCACGACAAATGCTCTGGATTTCAAAATCGGATCGCAGCCAGGGCAAAATTGCCAATTCGGTGCGCGAACTGGTACCTGCACAAGTTCCGTCACATCTTTGCTACAAGAATCCTCCGGTCCGTCGATATCCGGAGGCTGCAGGTCACGCCTGGGCACAAGAAGATTGCGACCATTAGGAAATATTTGAAGCCGTTGCGCCTCCTGAATATCAGACTGCTTCCAGATTCATGCTTTGCATGA
- a CDS encoding alpha/beta hydrolase, with product MRILIKTVALAVAALCLVSIRANAAETRTPTQDGILYGTADGQPLTMDYYAPKGSGDHPIVIVIHGGGYHGGDSKSGEAYVADFLAPTGYAVFSVNYRLAPKYPYPYMVLDVQRAIRYIRYNAKQWNADPNRIALVGGSAGGFLSNMVGLLNAPGDPAATDPVDRVSAQAQAVVSLYAQSSFEFVPLNADVHRLLDPLIAQKGEKEAIREASPITYVSKNDPPLLEILGDQDEYIPFSEATNLQTALHKVGVRCEIIRIPGGKHGTGGWNKLPNVPDWERQMTEWLNARLHHKGPIGEGIRPRVVVPSA from the coding sequence ATGAGAATTTTAATCAAGACCGTGGCGCTTGCCGTTGCCGCACTCTGCCTTGTCTCCATCCGCGCGAACGCAGCCGAGACGCGAACACCGACCCAGGACGGCATCCTTTACGGAACCGCGGACGGGCAACCGCTGACCATGGACTACTACGCGCCCAAAGGAAGCGGCGACCATCCCATCGTCATCGTGATTCACGGCGGCGGCTACCACGGCGGCGACAGCAAAAGCGGCGAAGCCTATGTGGCGGATTTCCTCGCCCCCACCGGCTATGCAGTCTTCTCCGTCAACTATCGCCTCGCGCCAAAATATCCCTATCCCTACATGGTTCTGGACGTCCAGCGGGCCATCCGTTACATCCGCTACAACGCTAAGCAATGGAACGCCGATCCCAACAGGATCGCCCTCGTCGGAGGCTCAGCAGGCGGCTTTCTCAGTAACATGGTCGGTCTGCTCAACGCTCCCGGCGACCCCGCCGCAACGGACCCTGTAGACCGCGTCAGCGCACAGGCGCAGGCGGTCGTGAGCCTCTACGCGCAGAGCAGCTTCGAATTCGTTCCTTTGAACGCAGACGTGCATCGCCTGCTTGATCCCCTGATCGCGCAAAAAGGAGAGAAAGAAGCCATCCGCGAAGCCTCGCCTATCACCTACGTCTCGAAGAACGATCCACCCCTTCTCGAAATCCTCGGCGACCAAGATGAATACATCCCGTTCTCCGAGGCGACCAATCTTCAGACCGCCTTGCACAAGGTCGGCGTGCGCTGCGAGATCATCCGCATCCCCGGCGGCAAACACGGTACCGGCGGCTGGAACAAACTACCCAACGTACCCGATTGGGAGCGCCAGATGACAGAGTGGCTCAACGCGCGATTGCACCACAAAGGGCCAATCGGCGAAGGCATTCGACCGCGTGTGGTTGTACCGTCAGCCTAA
- a CDS encoding tetratricopeptide repeat protein, with translation MIISAGTMLVLLTAWLWSPSLHFGFVYDDHLQIEFNQQIQSWNGLGQALREPLWAQLGPERASPYYRPLFLLALFFQHMLFGSYPLLWHLVSISMHIVVVLALFLFLLLHFRRLLPAFGGACIFACSPLTTETVSWVSASSELLYTLFVLLALCAVSLGCRSSTPRDAFALRLTSSFALTLAMFAKETAIVAVVLVLSYELICLDRNLRRSTVLAYLPLVFPFTAFLWIHSSLRHTDIRSIAEILSVTPFVFLLAFRKLVWPMPVSEFYDLWIDQAHSLASMAIQVASLIGIAGIILWIGMRSKFAAWALLVVVLPLAAVCLSTFFLRDYDLFHDRYLYLSAAGMAMLIAALVAKVERSAPLRAFAIGIIAIILCAEVWQSRVASQQFRDDASLFSHAVQVAPHNIVALQLWAETAIQRKDCNTAIEAYQRAHELRPDLWKTSFFLGIGYLRCGMNAPAASAFGQAAIVNGATAEQGALAWYELGRAQLVQGNLADSLASLRKAASLDPASHKIQILLAQILSTQQHR, from the coding sequence ATGATCATCTCAGCGGGAACGATGCTTGTACTGTTGACTGCGTGGCTCTGGTCCCCTTCGCTTCACTTTGGCTTCGTCTACGACGACCACCTTCAGATAGAGTTCAACCAGCAAATTCAATCATGGAATGGTCTGGGCCAAGCACTGCGGGAGCCTCTCTGGGCGCAACTCGGGCCGGAGAGAGCTTCGCCTTATTACAGACCGCTCTTCCTTCTTGCGCTCTTCTTTCAGCACATGCTTTTCGGCTCTTATCCCTTGTTATGGCACCTTGTGAGCATTAGCATGCACATTGTTGTCGTATTAGCTCTGTTTCTGTTCCTCCTCCTGCATTTTCGCCGGTTGCTCCCTGCATTCGGCGGAGCTTGCATCTTTGCCTGCTCCCCATTAACGACAGAGACAGTTAGCTGGGTCTCTGCAAGCAGCGAGTTGCTGTATACGTTGTTTGTTCTCCTGGCTCTTTGCGCCGTGTCGCTTGGTTGTCGATCTTCCACTCCAAGGGACGCATTTGCGTTACGTCTAACTTCCTCATTTGCACTTACACTGGCTATGTTCGCGAAGGAGACCGCGATTGTCGCCGTTGTGCTGGTACTCTCTTATGAACTTATTTGTCTTGATCGAAATCTGCGCCGTTCAACAGTATTGGCCTATCTGCCGCTAGTGTTTCCATTCACAGCCTTTTTATGGATTCATTCCTCACTCCGTCACACCGATATCCGATCAATCGCAGAAATTCTTTCCGTGACGCCGTTCGTCTTCCTTCTGGCATTTCGCAAACTCGTCTGGCCAATGCCAGTGAGCGAATTCTACGACCTGTGGATTGATCAGGCGCATTCCCTCGCTTCTATGGCAATACAGGTGGCCTCGCTGATAGGTATCGCAGGCATCATTCTCTGGATCGGAATGCGATCGAAGTTCGCAGCTTGGGCGCTACTGGTAGTTGTACTTCCGTTGGCTGCCGTTTGTCTAAGCACGTTTTTCCTTCGAGACTATGACTTGTTTCATGACCGATATCTCTATTTGTCCGCTGCTGGAATGGCAATGCTGATTGCTGCTCTCGTTGCCAAGGTTGAGCGCAGTGCACCGTTGCGTGCCTTCGCGATCGGTATCATTGCAATCATACTTTGCGCAGAGGTTTGGCAGTCGCGCGTCGCGTCTCAACAGTTTCGGGATGACGCCTCGCTCTTTTCCCATGCGGTCCAGGTCGCTCCCCACAATATTGTTGCGTTGCAACTGTGGGCAGAGACGGCAATTCAAAGGAAAGATTGTAATACTGCAATCGAAGCCTACCAACGCGCACATGAGTTGCGCCCCGATCTGTGGAAGACTTCGTTCTTCCTGGGGATCGGCTATCTGCGTTGCGGAATGAACGCGCCTGCTGCGAGCGCTTTCGGTCAGGCGGCAATCGTGAATGGAGCCACTGCGGAGCAGGGCGCTTTGGCGTGGTACGAGTTGGGCCGTGCACAGCTGGTCCAGGGAAACCTGGCCGATTCGCTTGCCTCTCTACGCAAGGCAGCCTCTCTGGATCCGGCTTCGCACAAGATCCAAATACTTCTCGCACAGATTCTATCCACGCAGCAGCATCGATGA
- a CDS encoding ABC transporter permease — protein sequence MRVLLQDLGYGFRQLRKTPGFTVTVLLTLALGIGANSAIFTLVNAILLHNLPVVDPKTLIRIGDSDDCCVNGGWNDNGDYSLFATDTYYMFKKSMPEFEELAAMESGYAWRPITVRRAGPQTVAKSVMGTFVSGNYFRVFGLTPAAGRLFVDGDDQKGAPVTAVMSYDAWQQDYEGNPSVVGSAFYINTKPATIIGIAPKGFYGDRIDTNPPKYFLPMNSMDQVIGAPYFTDPDTQWAYIIGRVKPGTSLPTLQAKASTLLKQQFTPLKTFADPRAKQVLPRTHVTLTPGGGGIQNMQDGYKDHLKLLQWIAALVLLVACANIANLLLVRGMSRRAELSIRTALGAQRSRIVRQLLTESVLLSGMGGLLGLAVSYLGAHALLALAFPDQHNMPVTASPSPRVIGFSFGISLVTGILFGLAPALMAARTHPAEALRSNARTTAHGASFLQRALVVLQAALSLVLLIAAGLFAQSLNKAENVDMKLDAVNRYIVHINPQAAGYKNTEVEPLYQTIVDQFHAIPGVLKVGLATYTPMESNNWGSGVKVQGEQDLNKGASWVKGTPEYFDSVGTHVVMGRGFQLQDTLNASPVAVVNQEFVKQFFGNRNPIGHRFGFSGPGQAGMDGAHEIVGVVEDTTYTSVYWKNHAMYFLPLTQRAGSANDPNGPLEKDQSMYAGAIVIQTARPIAGFEKIVGDTLASINPNLTIVKFQTFQQQIDDRFVEERLIARLTSLFGLLALLLAAIGLYGVTAYTVVRRTPEIGIRMALGAARSQVIGMVMRGAMLQAVAGLAIGIPVAIFCVRYVKSQLYEITSVNVPVMTIAVGVLVLTAAIAGLIPARRAASIDPVSALRIE from the coding sequence ATGAGAGTTCTGCTGCAGGATCTAGGTTATGGATTCCGCCAATTGCGCAAGACGCCAGGGTTTACCGTGACCGTGCTCCTCACGCTCGCCCTCGGCATAGGCGCCAACTCGGCCATCTTCACGCTGGTCAATGCCATTCTGCTCCATAACCTGCCAGTGGTAGACCCCAAAACCCTCATCCGCATTGGCGATAGCGACGACTGCTGCGTCAATGGCGGCTGGAACGACAACGGGGACTATTCGCTCTTTGCCACAGACACCTATTACATGTTCAAGAAGAGCATGCCGGAATTCGAAGAGCTGGCTGCGATGGAGTCCGGCTACGCCTGGCGGCCCATTACTGTTCGCCGGGCAGGACCCCAGACCGTGGCGAAGTCCGTTATGGGCACCTTCGTCTCCGGCAACTACTTCCGCGTCTTTGGTCTTACACCCGCGGCGGGCCGGCTCTTTGTTGATGGCGACGACCAGAAGGGCGCACCTGTTACCGCCGTGATGAGCTATGACGCATGGCAGCAGGATTATGAAGGCAATCCGAGCGTTGTGGGAAGCGCGTTTTACATCAATACCAAGCCAGCTACGATCATTGGTATCGCGCCGAAGGGATTCTACGGAGACCGTATCGATACCAATCCTCCCAAATACTTCCTTCCCATGAATTCGATGGATCAGGTCATTGGCGCACCGTACTTCACCGATCCCGACACTCAGTGGGCCTACATCATCGGTCGGGTTAAACCGGGAACTTCCCTCCCGACCCTCCAGGCCAAGGCCAGCACGCTGCTCAAGCAGCAGTTTACGCCGCTCAAGACATTTGCCGATCCGCGCGCCAAGCAGGTTCTCCCCCGCACCCATGTGACGCTCACCCCTGGCGGCGGCGGTATCCAGAACATGCAGGATGGTTACAAGGATCACTTGAAGCTGCTGCAATGGATCGCCGCGCTGGTCCTTCTCGTCGCCTGCGCCAATATCGCTAACCTGCTGCTGGTGCGCGGTATGAGCCGCCGCGCGGAGCTTTCGATTCGCACAGCACTTGGTGCGCAGCGTAGCCGTATTGTGCGCCAGCTTCTCACGGAGAGCGTTCTTCTCTCGGGTATGGGTGGCCTGCTCGGTCTCGCGGTTTCCTATCTCGGAGCGCACGCTCTGCTGGCACTCGCCTTTCCCGATCAGCACAACATGCCGGTCACGGCTTCACCTTCGCCGAGGGTCATCGGCTTTTCCTTTGGGATCTCGCTCGTTACGGGCATCCTCTTTGGCCTGGCGCCCGCCTTGATGGCCGCACGCACGCATCCAGCTGAAGCGTTGCGTTCCAACGCGCGTACAACCGCCCACGGAGCCTCCTTCCTGCAGCGCGCGCTCGTTGTCTTACAGGCTGCTCTCTCTCTAGTGCTCCTCATTGCCGCGGGCCTCTTTGCGCAGAGCCTCAATAAGGCAGAGAACGTGGACATGAAACTGGATGCAGTGAACCGCTACATTGTCCACATCAATCCTCAGGCGGCCGGCTATAAGAACACGGAGGTCGAGCCGCTCTACCAGACCATCGTGGATCAATTCCACGCTATTCCCGGTGTTCTCAAGGTCGGCCTCGCCACCTACACCCCAATGGAGTCGAACAATTGGGGATCCGGTGTAAAGGTACAGGGCGAGCAGGACCTGAACAAGGGCGCATCCTGGGTGAAAGGCACTCCAGAGTACTTCGACTCCGTCGGCACGCATGTCGTCATGGGCCGCGGCTTCCAGTTACAGGACACGCTGAATGCATCGCCCGTCGCTGTGGTTAACCAAGAGTTCGTTAAGCAGTTCTTCGGCAACCGTAATCCCATTGGCCATCGCTTCGGTTTTTCCGGCCCAGGCCAGGCCGGGATGGATGGAGCGCATGAAATCGTCGGCGTGGTGGAAGACACCACTTACACCAGTGTCTATTGGAAAAACCACGCTATGTACTTTCTGCCGCTCACGCAGCGCGCTGGCAGTGCAAACGACCCCAACGGCCCTCTCGAAAAAGATCAATCCATGTACGCCGGCGCAATAGTCATCCAGACCGCTCGTCCCATCGCCGGGTTTGAAAAGATCGTAGGTGACACCCTGGCCAGCATCAATCCCAACCTCACTATCGTGAAGTTCCAGACCTTCCAGCAGCAGATTGACGACCGCTTCGTCGAGGAGCGTCTCATCGCACGTCTCACGTCCCTTTTTGGCCTACTCGCCTTGCTGCTCGCCGCTATCGGCCTTTACGGGGTCACAGCTTACACCGTAGTCCGCCGCACACCGGAGATCGGCATCCGCATGGCACTGGGAGCGGCGCGCAGCCAAGTCATCGGAATGGTCATGCGCGGCGCCATGCTACAGGCTGTCGCTGGGCTCGCTATCGGTATCCCGGTGGCAATCTTCTGTGTGCGATACGTCAAGTCTCAGCTCTACGAGATCACCAGCGTGAATGTTCCGGTCATGACAATCGCTGTTGGAGTGCTGGTGCTTACGGCTGCCATTGCCGGCCTAATTCCGGCCCGGCGCGCGGCCTCTATAGACCCAGTAAGCGCCTTGCGCATTGAATGA
- a CDS encoding YeiH family protein: protein MATNTLAISSETENPLRGVVRLVPGILLLAVIGYAAKWIEQSINGYTKAHHIVFSNIEYVLWAIVIGLVIGNLVRVPEIFRAGIDTYEFWLKAGIVLLGSRFLVGDILKLGGISLLLVFVEIGGALLLMTALGKAFRLRPKLINLLAIGSAVCGVSAIIAAKGAIDADDEDASFSIAAILALGAISLLTFPLIGHAIHLSDHAYGVWAGLAVDNTAEATAAGALFSDSAGKIAVLTKTCRNALIGFVVLGYAIYWARRGQAGVVGNKAAFLWQKFPKFVLGFLVISLAVSLQTFNADQVKSLANLSRWAFLLTFAGVGLRTNFRELSKQGLKPFAVGVLGEVLIAVLTLGLVAGADRIWVL, encoded by the coding sequence ATGGCGACGAATACTCTAGCGATTTCGAGCGAAACCGAGAATCCTCTCCGAGGCGTGGTCAGATTGGTTCCCGGCATTCTGCTGCTGGCTGTCATTGGCTACGCGGCTAAGTGGATTGAGCAGTCCATCAATGGGTACACGAAGGCCCACCATATCGTCTTTTCTAACATTGAGTATGTGCTCTGGGCGATTGTGATTGGCCTGGTGATTGGGAATCTGGTGCGCGTTCCGGAGATATTTCGCGCTGGGATCGATACTTACGAGTTCTGGCTGAAGGCGGGAATTGTGCTGCTTGGCTCGCGCTTTCTGGTGGGCGATATTCTCAAGCTGGGCGGAATCAGCCTGCTGCTGGTGTTTGTGGAGATTGGCGGCGCGTTGCTGTTGATGACGGCGCTGGGGAAGGCTTTTAGGTTGCGGCCAAAGCTGATCAACTTGCTGGCGATTGGTTCGGCGGTATGCGGCGTTTCGGCGATTATTGCTGCCAAGGGTGCAATCGACGCCGATGACGAGGACGCGTCGTTTTCGATTGCCGCGATCTTGGCGCTTGGTGCGATCTCGCTGTTGACGTTTCCGCTGATCGGCCATGCCATTCACTTGAGCGATCATGCCTATGGTGTGTGGGCGGGGCTGGCGGTGGATAACACGGCGGAGGCTACGGCTGCCGGCGCACTGTTTTCGGATTCCGCCGGTAAGATCGCGGTGCTGACGAAGACCTGCCGAAATGCGCTGATTGGCTTTGTGGTGCTGGGATATGCCATTTACTGGGCGCGGCGTGGACAGGCGGGCGTAGTCGGGAACAAGGCTGCGTTTCTATGGCAAAAATTTCCTAAGTTTGTGCTGGGATTTCTGGTAATTTCGCTGGCTGTTTCGTTGCAGACCTTCAACGCCGACCAGGTGAAGAGCCTTGCCAATCTATCGCGATGGGCCTTTCTGCTGACCTTTGCAGGTGTGGGGCTGAGAACTAACTTCCGCGAGCTTTCGAAACAGGGGCTCAAGCCGTTCGCAGTTGGTGTGCTGGGAGAGGTGTTGATTGCCGTGTTGACGCTCGGCCTGGTGGCGGGCGCGGATCGCATCTGGGTCTTGTAG
- a CDS encoding SRPBCC family protein produces MYHGTLEARPLGSERTTLYYTLVWDSSTEPDDALRQRQMETYHLLFEKMLRNMKKLAEGGTLAPKYKQASVKF; encoded by the coding sequence ATGTACCACGGAACACTTGAGGCGCGTCCGCTCGGATCGGAACGCACTACCCTCTACTACACCCTGGTGTGGGATAGCTCCACGGAGCCAGACGACGCCTTGCGACAGAGGCAGATGGAAACCTACCATTTGCTATTCGAGAAGATGCTCCGCAATATGAAAAAGCTAGCCGAAGGTGGCACCCTTGCGCCGAAATACAAGCAAGCCTCGGTGAAGTTCTAG